In the Candidatus Saccharibacteria bacterium oral taxon 488 genome, one interval contains:
- the rplX gene encoding 50S ribosomal protein L24, with protein MARIHKDDTVKIIAGKNKSTTGKVLKVNTKDQTVLVKGVGVGHRHVKPSQYNPKGGKKDIHVPMDISKVALVIDEKSGKTSRVGLVKNADGGKTRVARQAKNKEIK; from the coding sequence ATGGCTCGTATTCACAAAGATGACACCGTAAAAATCATTGCTGGTAAGAACAAGAGCACGACTGGTAAAGTTCTGAAAGTTAACACCAAAGATCAGACTGTTTTGGTCAAAGGTGTTGGCGTCGGGCATCGCCACGTCAAGCCAAGCCAGTACAATCCAAAAGGCGGCAAGAAAGACATCCACGTACCGATGGATATCAGCAAAGTCGCGCTGGTTATTGACGAAAAGTCAGGCAAAACCAGTCGGGTTGGTTTAGTAAAGAACGCTGACGGCGGCAAAACTCGCGTCGCTCGCCAAGCAAAAAATAAGGAGATTAAATAA
- the rplN gene encoding 50S ribosomal protein L14: protein MIQQESRLKVADNSGAKEVLCIRVLGGTRRRYARVGDVIVCSVKDASPTGNVKKKSVVKAVVVRTRDQIHRKDGSTICFDDNAVVIINDDKQPKATRVFGPVPRELRDMGYMKIVSLAPEVL, encoded by the coding sequence ATGATCCAACAAGAATCTCGCCTCAAGGTAGCTGACAACTCGGGTGCTAAAGAAGTACTGTGTATCCGCGTTCTCGGTGGTACCCGCCGCCGCTACGCTCGCGTTGGCGACGTGATCGTCTGTTCAGTCAAAGACGCCAGCCCAACCGGCAACGTCAAGAAGAAATCTGTCGTCAAGGCTGTGGTGGTTCGCACCCGCGACCAAATCCACCGCAAGGACGGCTCAACTATTTGCTTTGATGACAATGCCGTGGTGATTATCAACGATGACAAGCAGCCAAAGGCCACCCGTGTCTTCGGCCCAGTACCACGCGAACTTCGCGACATGGGCTACATGAAGATCGTAAGCCTAGCTCCGGAGGTACTCTAA
- the rpsQ gene encoding 30S ribosomal protein S17, with amino-acid sequence MARRTLIGVVTSAKRDKTITVTVTSRETHPLYGKQYTVTRKYTAHDETNQAGEGDKVQIEETRPISKTKSFTLVKVIEKSRGSIKLKAEVSGEAEEEAKEDDK; translated from the coding sequence ATGGCCCGACGAACACTGATTGGCGTCGTAACGAGTGCCAAGCGCGACAAGACCATCACTGTGACGGTCACCAGCCGCGAAACGCATCCGCTCTACGGCAAACAGTACACCGTGACTCGCAAGTACACTGCTCATGATGAGACCAATCAAGCAGGCGAAGGCGACAAGGTGCAAATCGAAGAGACTCGCCCGATTTCCAAGACCAAGAGCTTTACGCTGGTCAAGGTGATTGAGAAGTCTCGCGGTTCTATCAAACTAAAGGCTGAAGTTTCTGGTGAAGCTGAGGAAGAGGCTAAGGAGGATGACAAATGA
- the rpmC gene encoding 50S ribosomal protein L29, with translation MAEAKKTAKAAVVKTVDDLKKEVAEKRHDLLQAKRSHAAGELVNPKALRSLRKDIARLLTQINEKESK, from the coding sequence ATGGCTGAAGCAAAGAAAACTGCAAAAGCAGCAGTTGTGAAGACCGTTGATGATTTGAAGAAGGAAGTCGCCGAAAAGCGACATGACCTGCTTCAGGCAAAACGTTCTCACGCTGCTGGCGAATTAGTTAATCCAAAAGCGCTGCGTTCACTCCGTAAGGACATCGCACGCCTGCTGACACAAATTAACGAAAAGGAGAGCAAGTAA
- the rplP gene encoding 50S ribosomal protein L16 encodes MLLPKKTKHRKVRIGKNRGQATRGNYIAFGDFALQSQSNERINSRQIESARQAMTRYIKRGGKIWIRIFPHTPVTRKPLGLKMGGGKGNPEFFVAKVKAGTVMFEMQGVSEEVAREAMRLASHKLPVKCKFIKREDA; translated from the coding sequence ATGCTGTTACCAAAGAAAACCAAGCACCGCAAAGTGCGCATCGGTAAAAACCGTGGTCAAGCAACCCGTGGTAATTACATCGCGTTCGGCGACTTTGCACTGCAATCACAATCAAACGAGCGCATCAACTCCCGCCAAATCGAGTCTGCTCGTCAGGCAATGACCCGCTACATCAAGCGTGGTGGTAAGATTTGGATCCGGATTTTCCCACACACCCCAGTTACTCGCAAACCACTTGGTTTGAAGATGGGTGGTGGTAAGGGCAATCCAGAGTTCTTTGTTGCCAAGGTGAAGGCCGGCACGGTGATGTTTGAAATGCAGGGCGTTTCAGAGGAAGTCGCTCGTGAGGCGATGCGCCTAGCGAGCCACAAACTACCAGTCAAATGTAAGTTCATCAAGCGGGAGGACGCATAA
- the rpsC gene encoding 30S ribosomal protein S3 — translation MGQKVNPINFRLQVHKNWSSRWFTANKKEFAEAIRQDHEIRELIEKKFASRPTINRIEIERSANLITVTIHTAKAGVVIGRGGAGVNELKKQVEKIVGQAVRINIEEVRRPELAAKLVAENIARQLERRINFRRATKMTAQNTMSAGAKGIRIEVAGRLNGAEMARREKVIEGSVPLHTLRADIDFHCARAQTPAGIIGVKVWIYKGERSR, via the coding sequence ATGGGTCAAAAAGTGAATCCAATCAACTTCCGCCTACAAGTTCACAAGAACTGGAGCTCTCGTTGGTTTACGGCCAATAAGAAAGAGTTTGCGGAGGCAATTCGCCAGGATCACGAAATCCGCGAATTGATTGAGAAGAAATTTGCCTCACGCCCAACCATCAATCGCATTGAGATTGAGCGGAGTGCTAACTTGATCACGGTAACCATTCACACGGCGAAAGCTGGTGTGGTGATTGGCCGTGGCGGTGCGGGCGTGAATGAATTGAAAAAGCAAGTTGAGAAAATTGTCGGTCAGGCGGTTCGCATCAACATCGAAGAAGTGCGCCGACCGGAACTAGCAGCCAAATTGGTGGCAGAAAACATTGCTCGCCAGTTGGAGCGCCGCATCAACTTCCGCCGCGCCACTAAAATGACCGCACAAAACACCATGAGTGCTGGTGCCAAAGGTATCCGTATCGAGGTGGCTGGTCGTTTGAACGGTGCTGAAATGGCACGCCGCGAAAAGGTGATTGAAGGCTCAGTGCCACTGCACACTCTTCGTGCTGATATTGACTTCCACTGTGCTCGCGCCCAGACACCAGCTGGTATCATCGGCGTGAAAGTGTGGATTTATAAGGGAGAAAGGAGTCGCTAA
- a CDS encoding 50S ribosomal protein L22, protein MADTTYTVRAYAKGVDQTPRKVSLVAALVRGRTVADALVILEHVPKRAAMPVKKAIESAKANAINNHGLDAKSLVITTLSVTTGTRLRRFKPASKGRALPFQKKTSNILVEVTGTEKPKKAPAKKPETKAKAETKPAKPAAKKAAETTAKKEEK, encoded by the coding sequence ATGGCTGATACAACTTATACTGTTCGCGCTTACGCCAAAGGTGTTGACCAAACACCACGCAAGGTTAGCCTGGTGGCTGCGTTGGTACGCGGCCGCACCGTCGCTGACGCATTGGTCATCTTGGAGCACGTGCCAAAACGCGCTGCTATGCCAGTCAAAAAGGCTATCGAAAGTGCCAAGGCAAACGCCATCAACAATCACGGTTTGGACGCTAAAAGCTTGGTGATTACTACGTTGAGCGTTACTACCGGTACGCGCCTACGCCGCTTTAAGCCAGCGTCAAAGGGCCGTGCGTTGCCATTCCAGAAAAAGACCTCAAACATTTTGGTTGAAGTAACTGGTACTGAGAAGCCAAAGAAAGCGCCTGCGAAGAAACCAGAGACCAAGGCAAAGGCAGAGACCAAACCTGCCAAGCCTGCAGCGAAGAAAGCCGCCGAAACCACGGCAAAAAAGGAGGAGAAGTAA
- the rpsS gene encoding 30S ribosomal protein S19, with amino-acid sequence MSRSLKKGPFVDVKLAKKVAALSLDDRTVIKTWARASTITPEMVGRTIAVYNGKMHVPVLITENMVGHKLGEFSPTRKFRKHGGKDKK; translated from the coding sequence ATGAGTCGTTCATTAAAGAAAGGTCCATTCGTCGATGTGAAGCTTGCGAAAAAAGTCGCTGCTCTCAGCCTTGACGATCGAACCGTTATCAAAACGTGGGCGCGCGCTTCGACTATCACCCCAGAGATGGTTGGTCGAACGATTGCTGTCTACAACGGTAAGATGCACGTGCCAGTGCTGATTACCGAAAACATGGTTGGCCACAAACTCGGTGAGTTTAGTCCAACTCGCAAGTTCCGTAAGCACGGCGGAAAGGATAAGAAGTAA
- the rplB gene encoding 50S ribosomal protein L2, giving the protein MPVKAYNPTTPARRGMTSQDLSDITTKKPLKSLTKAKKQNAGRNNQGRITVRHRGGGVRRHYRLVNHNLPAGLTLTVEEIEYDPNRSARIARVKDQYNLYHYVLADTSMVKGKTIQTGETAPIEASNRLPLSTIPVGTMIYAIELTAGKGAQMVRAAGAKAQLMAKEGNYATIKLPSGEVRKVRLEATAAIGTVGNVQHQNVKIGSAGRRRRKGIRPTVRGVVMNAADHPHGGGDGGRHGTGKAPRTPWGQLTLGYRTRRRKGSNKLIVRTRHDAKRKR; this is encoded by the coding sequence ATGCCAGTGAAAGCTTACAATCCAACCACTCCTGCTCGTCGCGGCATGACGAGCCAGGACTTGTCGGATATCACGACGAAGAAACCGCTCAAAAGTCTGACCAAAGCCAAAAAGCAAAATGCCGGCCGCAACAACCAAGGCCGCATCACCGTGCGTCATCGCGGCGGTGGCGTTCGTCGTCACTACCGTTTGGTGAACCACAATTTGCCGGCTGGTTTGACGCTGACGGTTGAAGAAATTGAGTACGATCCAAACCGCTCAGCACGCATCGCTCGGGTGAAAGATCAGTACAATTTGTACCACTACGTATTGGCCGACACCTCGATGGTCAAGGGCAAGACGATTCAGACTGGCGAGACAGCGCCAATCGAGGCTTCAAACCGCCTGCCATTGTCTACTATCCCTGTTGGTACGATGATTTATGCTATTGAACTGACTGCCGGCAAAGGTGCGCAAATGGTTCGTGCCGCTGGCGCCAAAGCTCAGTTGATGGCCAAAGAGGGCAATTACGCAACCATCAAATTGCCATCTGGCGAAGTTCGCAAAGTTCGCCTGGAAGCTACCGCTGCCATCGGTACAGTTGGTAACGTCCAGCACCAGAACGTCAAAATCGGTTCAGCCGGTCGCCGCCGCCGCAAGGGTATTCGCCCAACGGTTCGCGGTGTCGTCATGAACGCCGCAGATCACCCGCATGGTGGTGGTGACGGTGGTCGCCATGGTACTGGTAAAGCACCACGTACGCCATGGGGTCAATTGACGCTGGGTTATCGAACTCGCCGCCGCAAAGGCTCAAATAAATTAATCGTACGCACGCGTCACGACGCGAAGAGGAAGAGGTAA
- a CDS encoding 50S ribosomal protein L23, translating to MKQMTIIPRISEKAYAVSANGVYVFRVPLNLNKNEIKAAVEAQFDVTVLKVKTLVQDGKAVRFSRGKNRYPGTTTRKDWKKAYVTLKDGDKLDVFDAVEQQMEETK from the coding sequence ATGAAACAGATGACAATTATCCCACGCATTAGCGAGAAAGCATACGCCGTGAGCGCCAATGGCGTGTACGTGTTCCGCGTTCCGCTCAACCTGAATAAAAACGAGATCAAAGCAGCAGTTGAAGCGCAATTTGACGTTACCGTCCTAAAGGTAAAAACCTTGGTCCAAGACGGTAAAGCTGTGCGTTTCTCACGAGGCAAGAACCGCTATCCTGGCACGACTACGCGCAAGGATTGGAAGAAGGCTTACGTGACGCTGAAAGATGGCGATAAGCTCGATGTGTTTGACGCAGTAGAGCAGCAGATGGAGGAGACCAAGTAA
- the rplD gene encoding 50S ribosomal protein L4: MAESTKLPKDIFAVEVPNHELLKLAYDSYLANARLASATTKQRGEVSGGGKKPWKQKGTGRARFGSSRNPIWRGGGVVFGPRGNENYTKKLSKTAKKVAIRQALTVANEAKKIVVKDIKTTGKTKEVATFLADNKFERRVLIVVDEKTPELMRATNNIQNVLVIRASYLSVYHILNADTIVMTPKALPVITEWLGKEEA; the protein is encoded by the coding sequence ATGGCTGAATCAACCAAACTTCCTAAAGACATTTTTGCTGTTGAAGTGCCAAATCACGAACTGTTGAAATTGGCATATGACAGCTATCTGGCAAATGCCCGCCTGGCAAGCGCCACAACCAAGCAGCGTGGTGAAGTTTCCGGTGGTGGTAAAAAGCCATGGAAACAAAAGGGAACTGGTCGAGCACGTTTTGGCTCAAGCCGTAACCCAATCTGGCGCGGTGGTGGTGTGGTCTTTGGCCCACGCGGCAATGAAAACTACACCAAAAAATTGTCTAAAACCGCCAAGAAAGTGGCAATTCGCCAAGCCTTGACGGTAGCCAATGAAGCGAAGAAGATCGTCGTCAAGGACATCAAGACGACTGGCAAGACCAAAGAGGTCGCAACCTTCTTGGCTGACAACAAGTTTGAGCGCCGCGTACTGATCGTCGTCGACGAAAAGACGCCAGAATTGATGCGTGCCACAAACAACATTCAGAACGTATTAGTGATTCGCGCGAGCTACCTCAGCGTCTACCACATTCTGAATGCGGATACTATTGTCATGACCCCGAAAGCTCTGCCAGTAATCACTGAGTGGCTGGGTAAGGAGGAAGCGTAA
- a CDS encoding 50S ribosomal protein L3 has product MKTLLGTKLGMTQLLAEDGKAIPVTLIQAGPVTVTQVKTVETDGYNAVQVAYGEGKNLSKAVAGHVKPAQVTPKHIREFRVDEIPEGLKVGDEINVSAFEVGDSVDATGTSKGKGFAGTIKRHNFKRHRKTHGGKGNTRKPGSIGSMYPQKVFKGKTMAGHMGHERVTVKNLEVAYVDPETNLIGVKGAVPGPRKGLIILGGNK; this is encoded by the coding sequence GTGAAAACACTTCTCGGTACCAAACTTGGTATGACCCAGCTCTTGGCTGAAGACGGCAAAGCCATTCCGGTGACGCTGATCCAAGCCGGCCCTGTCACCGTGACTCAGGTGAAGACTGTCGAGACCGACGGTTACAATGCGGTGCAGGTCGCTTATGGAGAGGGTAAGAACCTGAGCAAGGCCGTGGCTGGACACGTCAAGCCAGCCCAAGTGACCCCGAAGCACATTCGGGAATTCCGCGTCGACGAGATCCCTGAAGGTCTCAAAGTTGGCGATGAAATCAACGTTTCCGCGTTCGAAGTCGGCGATTCTGTCGATGCGACCGGAACCAGCAAAGGTAAAGGTTTCGCTGGAACCATTAAACGCCACAACTTTAAGCGTCACCGCAAGACGCACGGTGGTAAAGGTAATACTCGTAAGCCAGGTTCAATTGGCTCGATGTATCCACAAAAAGTGTTCAAGGGTAAGACAATGGCTGGCCACATGGGTCACGAGCGTGTTACGGTCAAGAACCTGGAAGTGGCATATGTTGATCCAGAGACCAATCTGATCGGGGTGAAGGGCGCTGTCCCTGGGCCACGAAAAGGGCTGATCATTTTAGGAGGTAACAAGTAA
- the fusA gene encoding elongation factor G, translated as MAANVPLQNFRNIGIIAHIDAGKTTTTEGILYRTGLTHKIGVVKGDGDGATTDWMAQEKERGITITSAAVTCFWKDHKINIIDTPGHIDFTAEVERSLRVLDGAVTVFDGKMGVEAQSETVWRQANKYGVPRICFVNKINQTGGDFWKSLESIHNRLSKQAFPIHLPIGFEKTINGVVDLVDMKAYTYDDYTDHELKVGEIPADMLEKAKNARALLVENAVEADDELMMKFLDQGEEAITIEELKMALRKRVLAGDFYLVTGGDGRGVIVEKLLDLMVDFLPSPLDVDEIWGKNPKTGDEVSRKPDDKEPMSALAFKIATDPFVGKLIFIRVYSGVLNSGSYVLNTTTGDKERIGRIVRMHADKREDIDKISAGDIAAVVGLKNTGTGNTLTDPAHPIALESIEFPEPPVSIAVEPKSKADQEKMALALQRLAEEDPTFRIHTDEETGQTIMSGMGELHLDILIDRMKREFKVEANIGEPQVAFRESIKGHAEVQGKHAKQSGGRGQYGDVWVRFEPNEAGKGFEFIDEIKGGVVPQEYRPAVMKGIKETLEGGVIAGYPVVDVKATLYDGSYHDVDSSELAFSLAGSLAAREGIKQATPILLEPVMKVEVTTPEEFMGDIIGDLNSRRGRIDAMEDLMGGAKLVKAFVPLANMFGYTSDIRSMSQGRAASTMELAQYEEVPLNVAQEIIEKRNA; from the coding sequence ATGGCAGCAAACGTTCCATTACAAAACTTTAGAAATATTGGTATCATTGCCCATATTGATGCCGGTAAAACGACGACAACTGAGGGCATCTTGTACCGCACTGGTTTGACGCATAAAATTGGCGTGGTCAAGGGTGACGGCGATGGCGCCACCACCGACTGGATGGCGCAGGAAAAGGAGCGCGGTATTACCATCACCTCGGCGGCGGTGACCTGTTTCTGGAAAGACCACAAGATTAATATCATTGACACGCCAGGGCACATCGACTTTACCGCTGAGGTGGAGCGTTCACTGCGCGTGCTCGACGGTGCGGTGACGGTGTTTGATGGCAAGATGGGCGTTGAGGCACAGTCCGAGACGGTGTGGCGCCAGGCTAACAAATACGGCGTGCCGCGCATTTGTTTCGTTAACAAGATTAACCAGACCGGCGGCGACTTTTGGAAATCGCTGGAGTCAATTCACAACCGCCTGAGCAAGCAGGCCTTTCCAATTCACTTGCCAATTGGTTTTGAAAAGACGATTAACGGTGTGGTTGACCTAGTCGACATGAAGGCATACACCTACGATGACTACACTGATCATGAGCTAAAGGTCGGCGAGATCCCAGCTGATATGTTGGAGAAGGCAAAGAATGCCCGCGCCCTGCTAGTGGAGAATGCCGTTGAAGCTGACGATGAATTGATGATGAAGTTCCTCGATCAGGGCGAGGAAGCGATTACTATCGAAGAACTGAAGATGGCGCTGCGCAAGCGCGTGCTGGCTGGCGACTTTTACCTAGTGACTGGCGGTGACGGCCGCGGCGTCATCGTCGAGAAGCTGCTTGACTTGATGGTTGACTTCTTACCAAGCCCATTGGACGTTGACGAAATTTGGGGCAAGAATCCAAAGACTGGCGACGAAGTGAGCCGCAAACCAGACGACAAAGAACCGATGAGTGCCTTGGCCTTCAAGATTGCGACTGACCCATTTGTTGGTAAATTGATCTTCATCCGCGTCTATTCTGGCGTGTTGAACTCAGGCAGCTACGTCCTGAACACCACCACTGGCGATAAGGAGCGTATCGGCCGTATCGTGCGCATGCATGCTGACAAGCGCGAAGATATCGATAAGATTTCTGCCGGCGACATTGCCGCGGTGGTTGGCTTAAAGAATACTGGTACTGGTAACACTTTGACTGACCCAGCACATCCGATTGCCCTGGAAAGTATCGAGTTCCCAGAGCCACCAGTATCCATCGCCGTTGAGCCAAAATCAAAGGCTGACCAGGAAAAGATGGCGCTGGCCTTGCAGCGTTTGGCTGAGGAAGACCCAACCTTCCGTATTCACACTGATGAAGAGACTGGACAGACTATCATGTCTGGAATGGGTGAGTTGCACCTGGATATTTTGATCGACCGCATGAAGCGCGAGTTCAAGGTTGAAGCTAACATCGGTGAGCCGCAAGTGGCCTTCCGCGAGTCAATCAAGGGTCACGCCGAGGTTCAGGGCAAGCACGCCAAGCAGTCTGGTGGTCGCGGTCAGTACGGTGACGTTTGGGTACGCTTTGAGCCAAACGAAGCTGGCAAAGGCTTTGAATTTATCGACGAGATCAAGGGCGGCGTGGTGCCTCAGGAATATCGCCCGGCTGTGATGAAGGGTATCAAGGAGACTTTGGAGGGCGGTGTTATCGCTGGCTATCCAGTGGTTGACGTCAAGGCGACGCTGTACGATGGTTCATACCACGATGTCGACTCCTCAGAACTAGCCTTTTCATTGGCGGGTAGCTTGGCAGCTCGTGAAGGTATCAAGCAAGCCACACCAATTCTGCTTGAGCCAGTCATGAAAGTCGAAGTCACCACCCCAGAAGAGTTCATGGGCGACATCATCGGCGACCTGAATTCACGCCGCGGCCGCATTGACGCTATGGAAGATTTGATGGGCGGCGCTAAACTAGTCAAGGCCTTTGTGCCGCTGGCAAATATGTTTGGCTACACCTCGGACATCCGCTCGATGTCACAGGGTCGCGCCGCCAGCACCATGGAGCTCGCGCAGTACGAGGAAGTTCCACTAAACGTGGCGCAGGAGATTATCGAAAAGCGCAACGCCTAG
- a CDS encoding YajQ family cyclic di-GMP-binding protein has protein sequence MASFSFDIVSEIDKAELNNVFMQAEKEIQGRYDFKGTNAGIDWLDDKKGFKLTGDNDWQVDAVLDIVRKKLAARGQSSKVLDLTKEKVTSNLKTTWEIPFKQGLDQPTAKHIAADIRTNAPKAKPQIQGDLVRVTSASKDELQKVISLVRENDYDTPLQCVNYR, from the coding sequence ATGGCAAGTTTTTCATTTGATATTGTGTCAGAAATTGACAAAGCCGAGCTGAATAATGTTTTCATGCAGGCGGAAAAAGAAATCCAAGGGCGGTACGATTTTAAGGGAACGAATGCTGGGATTGACTGGCTGGATGATAAAAAAGGATTCAAGCTCACCGGTGATAACGACTGGCAGGTTGATGCGGTGCTGGATATCGTGCGCAAGAAACTGGCGGCTCGGGGTCAGTCGAGCAAAGTCCTCGATCTCACCAAAGAAAAGGTTACCTCAAATCTCAAAACCACGTGGGAAATTCCCTTCAAGCAAGGCCTTGACCAGCCGACCGCCAAGCACATCGCTGCCGACATTCGTACTAACGCGCCAAAAGCCAAGCCACAAATCCAAGGTGACCTCGTTCGCGTCACTTCCGCCTCGAAAGATGAGTTGCAAAAAGTCATTAGCCTGGTGCGTGAGAATGATTATGACACGCCGCTGCAGTGCGTGAATTATCGGTAA
- the rpsG gene encoding 30S ribosomal protein S7, producing MPRKVTKKLQRQLQPDRRYQSVLVQRLINKSMLDGKKLAAERAVYTALETAAKKLDSEDPLAVFEKALKNVSPNFEVKSRRVGGANYQIPFPVQGHRQLHYAFSWLVQSARARSGMPYSQRLALEIVDAYNEAGAAFKKKEDTHKMAEANRAFAHFARG from the coding sequence ATGCCTCGTAAAGTTACCAAGAAATTACAACGCCAATTGCAACCTGACCGCCGCTACCAAAGCGTGTTGGTGCAGCGCTTGATCAACAAGTCAATGCTGGACGGTAAGAAATTGGCGGCTGAGCGGGCTGTTTACACCGCCCTGGAAACTGCTGCGAAGAAATTGGATTCAGAAGATCCGTTGGCAGTGTTTGAAAAAGCATTGAAAAACGTTAGCCCAAACTTTGAAGTGAAGAGTCGCCGCGTCGGTGGTGCGAACTACCAGATTCCGTTCCCAGTTCAGGGACACCGGCAGCTACACTACGCGTTTAGCTGGCTGGTGCAATCAGCTCGGGCTCGCAGCGGTATGCCATACTCACAGCGTTTGGCATTGGAAATCGTTGACGCCTACAACGAAGCTGGTGCTGCCTTCAAGAAGAAAGAAGACACCCACAAGATGGCCGAAGCCAACCGCGCCTTTGCGCACTTTGCTCGCGGCTAA
- a CDS encoding 30S ribosomal protein S12 — protein MPTINQLVRKPRQTAKKKSKSPALGRIHNALKTRYYDQNAPLKRGVCVRVTTKTPKKPNSALRKVARVKLNNGYEVWAYIGGEGHNLQEHAVVLIRGGRVPDLPGVRYHIVRGALDLQGVNNRKRGRSKYGTKKGDK, from the coding sequence ATGCCAACTATCAACCAATTGGTGCGTAAACCGCGTCAAACGGCTAAGAAAAAGTCCAAGTCGCCAGCGCTGGGTCGCATTCACAACGCCCTGAAAACGCGTTACTACGACCAGAATGCACCGCTCAAGCGTGGTGTTTGTGTGCGTGTTACGACTAAGACGCCAAAGAAACCAAACTCAGCGCTGCGTAAAGTTGCCCGCGTGAAACTAAACAACGGCTACGAAGTCTGGGCTTACATCGGCGGTGAAGGTCACAACTTGCAGGAGCACGCTGTGGTCTTGATCCGCGGTGGTCGTGTGCCTGACCTTCCGGGTGTGCGTTACCACATCGTCCGCGGTGCGTTGGACCTCCAGGGTGTCAACAACCGCAAGCGGGGCCGTTCGAAGTACGGTACTAAGAAAGGGGATAAGTAA